Genomic segment of Methanobacterium sp. Maddingley MBC34:
ACCTTTTTTTCCAATAGTTTCCCCAGGCAACGTCTGAACATGGAGTTAACAATTCTGGTGGTGTGATGTTGATAAACACTAGGGTACATGAAATAGCGTGCTAGTAGCATGGATTCTGCAGCCTGAACACCTTTACTCCGGAGGAGGAGAAGCCCATCATCCAGTTTCATGTTGTGAATAAGGCGTTCCACATCAATGACCCCATAGGCAACCCCTGTGTAGTAAGAATCTCGTAATAGGTAATCCATACGGTCCATGTCGAGTTCTCCAGAGATCATCTGCCCCAGAGGGCCTTCACCGCTGATAACCTTTAAAACTTCCTTCACTCTAAACTTTTCAGATAAAATATCTCCTAACTGTGATTCTTTAATGAGTTTGGAGGTGAGTTCTTCGTGGGATGAATCCAGAACTCGTTCCGATACATGAGAAAACGGCCCATGACCCGCATCATGGAGGATAGCACAGCATCGCACCAGAGTATGGGTGTCCTCATCCAACTGGAGGTTCTGAGCCAGTCTTGAGGCCAGATACATGGTGCCTATGGAGTGTTCAAAACGGCTGTGATTGGCCCCAGGGTACACCAGGTAGGTGAATCCCAATTGTTTGATCCTTCTCAGACGCTGGATCTCTGGAGTATCAGCCAATCTGACCTCAAAGTCATCTAACTGAAGGTCGCCATGGACACTATCCCTGATAGATTTCATCTGTAACCCCCACAATCACATTCTATAATTTTCAATATAAATCCCCCACTTAATTACATTTTCAATAATTCTCCAGTTAATTCCTAAGTTTAAAAAAAATCCCAGTTAAATTTTAATCCAGGGATTATATTAATTTTAAAACTACAAAATTCCCAATTACTAGAAATCTCCTCGGAAATTGTGATCTAATAGAATTATTGAAAATTTCTATTTAACCCCCTGACATGATAATTTTACTACCTGCACTGCCTTCTTCCTCTTTTTTAAAGTCCAGTTCGTATTTAACTCTTTCAATTATTTCTTCCAGTGCAGCCCTGGTTTCATGTCGGTGACCTCCAGATACTGCCACCAAAAATAAGGGATCACCTGGTTTGAACTGGCCCAGGTAGTGGACCACTGCTATATCTTTAACCCCGTGTTTTTCCTGAACCTGACTTAAAATGTTTTTAAGTTCTTTTTCAGTTTTTTCAGTATCTGGGGTGGTTAAGGATAGTTTATCCGTGGTTTTAGCCTCATCTTTACCTCGAACAATTCCCTCAAAGGTAAAGATAGCACCACACTCATGGATAGAGCTGCTTTCCTTGATCTGTTTGGTTAAATCATTCAAGGTGATGATTTCTTCATAATCTGAAATAATTCTGGCGATTATCATACTTCACTTACCTCCTTCCTGGATAGTTGGTTAATTCTGGAAATACCATCAATTTCATTAATAACTTCCACTACTGATTCTGGGACTAATTCATCCCATCTTTCCCCTGAAAGCATTCTTCGCCTGACTTCTGTGCCGGAATAGCTTTTTCTATTGAATAATGGTGGTTCAGTAACCTCATAACCCTTCTCTTTGAAGAGTCTCTGTACCAGGGGATTGCCTGAATACACATGATTAAATGGTGGGGTTAACATTTCCATATGAGCCACCCAGAGGGAGTTACATTCAATATCCTGCACTGGAATTATGTAGTAACGTGAAGCATGCACGTTATTTTCAGCCAGGGCCTTGGTGATCATCATCACCCTTTCACCAGCAGTGAATGGGTCTTTAATGCTGTGGCTAACTTGTGCACTGCCAATTCCAATGATTACTTCTTCCACTTCATTCAGTATCCTTTCTATGACCTGAATATGTCCCCAGTGCACAGGTTGCATTCTCCCAACCAGAAGTCCTCTCATAATCAAACACCAATATAGTTATTGTAAATGGATTAATCACACAATTATTCTTACTATGGACTAAATTTATTCTTACTATGGATTAAATGATAGATAATAATATTGGAATCATTTACATAGATTTTGAATCTTGTCTACGTTCAAAAATGATATTAAATTTAATTGCATATAATTATGATTAATTTCATTTTAAATACTTATCTCTTCTTACCAGCATAAATAATTAACCAAACATGGTCAATGATAGCTAATTTAGAGAGTTACTTATAGATCATTTAATAGAGAGTAATGGGAGAGATTAATCTAAATCAGATAAATAATTGATTATATTTTGATGGATAATAATAGGATAAATTTGGAATATCTTAGATGAAAGAAAATATTCCCAGAAATTTATCTTTAAAAGATTGATATAATATATAGTTTAAATGAATCATAAATACAAGATAAATCTATATATTCCCAATGATTAACAGAAATTATGTTTAATATTCAGATGAAAAAGAAATTTTTCGGGTAAAATTAATTCTATTCATATGTAATAAGAAGGGAAATGGTGATAAAGGATGATAAAGGTTGAAAATCTATCAAAAACTTACCACATGGAGGAAGGTCCTGAAATCAAGGCGCTGGATCATGTTAACCTGGAAGTGAAGCAGGGAGAAATTGTGGGTATCATTGGAACCAGTGGTTCTGGTAAAACCAGCCTACTCCGTATCCTTCGTGGCGTGGAACCATTTGATGAGGGAAAAATTACTTTAGATGACGTTACTGTAACCCCTGAATCCACTACTTACTATTCGCGTAAACTGCGTAAGGCAACTGCCATCCACCTGCAACGTTCCTTTGGGTTATGGTCTGAAACAGCCTTAAATAATGTTATAAGGAAACTTTACGGAACCAAATATGGTG
This window contains:
- a CDS encoding HD superfamily phosphohydrolase (PFAM: HD domain); translation: MKSIRDSVHGDLQLDDFEVRLADTPEIQRLRRIKQLGFTYLVYPGANHSRFEHSIGTMYLASRLAQNLQLDEDTHTLVRCCAILHDAGHGPFSHVSERVLDSSHEELTSKLIKESQLGDILSEKFRVKEVLKVISGEGPLGQMISGELDMDRMDYLLRDSYYTGVAYGVIDVERLIHNMKLDDGLLLLRSKGVQAAESMLLARYFMYPSVYQHHTTRIVNSMFRRCLGKLLEKKVINEREIYRYDDTDIISSARSEDGYIRDMMGRLDTRQLYKRVYSLKLDDISYPKSIFQMSTSTILKVEEEIADDMGVDKDFILLDVPEYPVFHEMTTPVSLNGDIVMLGDVSHLVMALKDVRFNHADLCIYLPEEYAESATKLNYIDYLDIPD
- a CDS encoding molybdopterin converting factor, large subunit (PFAM: MoaE protein); its protein translation is MIIARIISDYEEIITLNDLTKQIKESSSIHECGAIFTFEGIVRGKDEAKTTDKLSLTTPDTEKTEKELKNILSQVQEKHGVKDIAVVHYLGQFKPGDPLFLVAVSGGHRHETRAALEEIIERVKYELDFKKEEEGSAGSKIIMSGG
- a CDS encoding nicotinamide-nucleotide adenylyltransferase (PFAM: Cytidylyltransferase~TIGRFAM: nicotinamide-nucleotide adenylyltransferase; cytidyltransferase-related domain) yields the protein MRGLLVGRMQPVHWGHIQVIERILNEVEEVIIGIGSAQVSHSIKDPFTAGERVMMITKALAENNVHASRYYIIPVQDIECNSLWVAHMEMLTPPFNHVYSGNPLVQRLFKEKGYEVTEPPLFNRKSYSGTEVRRRMLSGERWDELVPESVVEVINEIDGISRINQLSRKEVSEV